The following are from one region of the Gammaproteobacteria bacterium genome:
- a CDS encoding phage tail sheath family protein has protein sequence MGQYKTPGVYIVEKSAFPNSVVEVATAVPAFIGYTEKASNKGKTLLNKAWRISSMSEFISFFGGSPKTKYQISEAAAAGGAKGGKGGAATVAAVESDFSSADKEYVLELQGARYFLYHSMMLFFQNGGGACYVVSVGSYGQDIEKPKLSAGIDILLKEQEPTMVVIPDAMSLAEPDCIALQQAALSHCGQVMKNRFAILDVYDGYKEAQDSGCIEKFRNDLGTSSLDFAAAYYPWLNTSIVQTSDLSFANVSNADKLQELLKAEVDGSGLEDKKKTEINAKIAEIGVTPKTDTMSSDEDLHKILTAVCPLYKGIIESIKLKLNLLPPSAGMAGVYTMVDNSRGVWKAPANVSLNAVISPSVEITNAQQEDLNITTAGKSINAIRTFIGEGTLVWGARTLDGNSLDWNYINVRRTMIMLEESIRLATKAYVFEPNVSSTWVTIKSMISNFLTSIWKRGGLAGATPEDAFGVFVGLGETMTPQDILDGMLKVTVLVALSRPAEFIEITFQQQMQKS, from the coding sequence ATGGGGCAGTATAAGACACCGGGTGTTTACATTGTTGAAAAAAGCGCGTTTCCTAATTCCGTGGTCGAAGTGGCTACAGCAGTGCCAGCCTTTATCGGTTACACGGAAAAGGCCAGCAATAAAGGAAAAACTTTATTAAATAAGGCATGGCGTATTTCATCCATGTCGGAATTTATCAGCTTCTTTGGCGGATCGCCTAAGACCAAGTATCAGATTTCCGAAGCTGCCGCGGCAGGTGGTGCAAAGGGAGGGAAAGGGGGAGCGGCAACGGTTGCAGCCGTTGAATCCGATTTCTCCAGTGCTGATAAGGAATATGTTCTGGAGCTCCAGGGCGCGCGGTATTTTCTGTATCACAGCATGATGCTGTTCTTCCAGAATGGCGGCGGGGCTTGCTATGTTGTTTCGGTTGGCAGTTATGGCCAGGATATCGAAAAACCGAAGCTGAGCGCGGGGATCGATATTTTATTGAAAGAACAGGAACCCACGATGGTGGTGATTCCGGATGCCATGTCGCTGGCGGAGCCGGATTGTATCGCGTTGCAACAAGCAGCTCTGAGTCATTGCGGGCAAGTGATGAAGAATCGTTTTGCCATTCTGGACGTTTATGATGGTTACAAGGAGGCGCAGGATAGCGGGTGTATCGAGAAATTCCGTAACGATCTCGGCACGAGTAGTCTGGATTTTGCCGCAGCTTATTATCCTTGGCTCAATACTTCCATTGTACAAACCAGTGATTTGAGCTTCGCCAATGTTTCCAATGCGGATAAATTGCAGGAATTACTCAAAGCGGAAGTTGACGGCAGCGGATTGGAAGATAAGAAAAAAACCGAGATCAACGCGAAGATCGCAGAAATCGGAGTGACACCGAAGACAGATACGATGTCCAGCGATGAAGATTTGCACAAAATTCTGACGGCCGTTTGCCCGCTGTACAAAGGCATCATCGAAAGCATCAAGCTCAAGCTCAATTTGTTACCGCCTAGTGCCGGCATGGCCGGTGTTTACACCATGGTCGACAATTCACGCGGAGTGTGGAAAGCACCTGCCAATGTGAGTCTGAATGCGGTAATTTCACCTTCCGTCGAGATTACCAATGCACAGCAGGAAGACTTGAACATCACGACAGCGGGTAAATCGATCAATGCGATCCGGACTTTTATCGGCGAAGGCACTTTGGTTTGGGGCGCGCGCACACTGGACGGCAATAGTTTGGACTGGAATTATATCAACGTGCGCAGAACCATGATCATGCTGGAAGAATCCATTAGACTTGCGACCAAAGCGTATGTATTCGAACCTAATGTCTCCAGTACTTGGGTAACGATCAAAAGTATGATCAGTAACTTCCTGACCAGTATCTGGAAACGCGGCGGCTTGGCTGGCGCGACACCGGAAGATGCCTTTGGCGTGTTTGTCGGCCTGGGTGAGACCATGACGCCGCAGGATATCTTGGATGGTATGTTGAAAGTGACTGTGCTGGTTGCATTGAGCCGTCCGGCTGAGTTTATCGAGATTACCTTCCAGCAACAGATGCAGAAGTCTTAA
- a CDS encoding phage tail protein, with protein sequence MADDGSAQSKTVWPMPKFYFQVKWDSQVMRFQEVSGLDIQSEEIKYRHGDSPEFSVIKMPGMKKFGNITMKKGVFKGDNKFWDWFKQIKMNTIKRLPVTISLLDEGGKATMVWTLTNAWPTKITGTDLKSEGNEVAIESIEIVHEGLTIANS encoded by the coding sequence ATGGCAGATGATGGATCAGCTCAATCGAAGACAGTTTGGCCCATGCCGAAATTTTATTTTCAGGTTAAATGGGATTCTCAAGTCATGCGGTTTCAGGAAGTCAGCGGGTTGGATATTCAATCCGAAGAAATTAAATACCGCCATGGCGACAGTCCGGAATTCTCCGTGATCAAGATGCCCGGAATGAAAAAATTCGGCAATATCACTATGAAGAAAGGCGTCTTCAAAGGGGATAACAAATTCTGGGATTGGTTTAAGCAAATCAAGATGAATACCATCAAGCGTTTGCCGGTTACCATCAGTCTGCTGGATGAAGGTGGTAAGGCAACGATGGTGTGGACCTTGACGAACGCTTGGCCGACAAAGATCACCGGTACCGATCTGAAATCGGAAGGCAATGAAGTGGCGATCGAAAGCATCGAGATCGTACATGAAGGATTGACGATCGCGAATAGCTGA
- a CDS encoding phage tail protein gives MDNTQQADYYPPSAFYFKVIFGGPKETADTSFQEVSGIAFEIEVETVVEGGENRFTHQLPKGVKHPNLELKRGLAPLTSPLVKWCKTVMENDFIKPIELKPVRVFLMNEDKKPIRGWLFNSAYPVKWEIESFNSTKNEVAIEKIVLSYTFSTRIV, from the coding sequence ATGGATAACACTCAGCAAGCTGATTATTACCCGCCCTCGGCGTTCTATTTCAAAGTGATATTCGGCGGACCCAAAGAAACGGCCGATACTTCTTTTCAGGAAGTATCGGGTATCGCATTTGAAATCGAAGTTGAAACTGTGGTCGAGGGAGGAGAAAACCGGTTTACTCATCAATTACCCAAAGGTGTGAAGCATCCGAACCTGGAACTAAAACGCGGGCTCGCGCCGCTGACTTCGCCCTTGGTTAAATGGTGCAAGACAGTCATGGAGAATGATTTCATCAAACCGATCGAATTGAAGCCGGTCAGGGTTTTTTTAATGAATGAAGACAAAAAACCGATTCGCGGTTGGTTATTCAATTCGGCTTATCCGGTGAAATGGGAAATCGAGAGCTTTAATTCCACGAAGAATGAAGTTGCCATAGAGAAGATCGTTCTCAGTTATACGTTCTCAACACGCATTGTCTAG
- a CDS encoding peptidoglycan-binding protein — MAQSGAKALLTISPCTVNNGKISVDGSKKKFEAMINPAGYEHTFKLSYAKNRVLGQPGTETKYDASHPEKIVLKELVLDATGAVTTGSSAADSTPTPVKEQIELLKSVAYTYRGTKHEAPIVQLKWGALLFYGRIESLKFNYTLFKPNGVPLRAKVTLTLIEYQSSEEISKEAGQESPDLTHLIEVKAGDTLPLMCYRIYQDCNYYLDIAKINNLTDFRNLKPGIKLQFPPLS, encoded by the coding sequence ATGGCTCAAAGCGGTGCCAAGGCGCTTTTGACGATCTCTCCGTGTACCGTGAATAACGGCAAAATCAGCGTCGATGGCTCGAAAAAGAAATTTGAGGCGATGATCAATCCCGCTGGTTATGAGCATACTTTCAAGCTGAGCTATGCCAAGAACCGCGTTCTGGGGCAGCCGGGAACCGAAACCAAATACGATGCAAGCCACCCGGAAAAGATCGTTCTGAAGGAACTGGTACTGGATGCAACGGGCGCCGTGACAACCGGCTCGAGCGCCGCTGACAGTACACCGACCCCGGTTAAAGAGCAAATTGAATTGCTCAAAAGCGTGGCGTATACCTACCGTGGCACCAAGCATGAAGCGCCGATTGTGCAGTTGAAATGGGGCGCGTTGCTATTCTACGGACGCATCGAGTCGCTCAAATTCAACTATACCTTGTTCAAGCCCAATGGCGTGCCGCTACGCGCCAAAGTGACGCTAACCCTCATCGAATATCAGAGCAGCGAGGAAATATCCAAGGAAGCCGGTCAGGAGTCTCCGGATTTGACGCACTTGATCGAAGTGAAAGCAGGCGACACGCTGCCGCTGATGTGCTACCGCATCTACCAGGATTGTAACTATTATCTCGACATTGCCAAGATCAATAACTTGACCGATTTTCGTAATCTTAAACCGGGAATCAAGCTGCAATTCCCTCCATTAAGCTGA
- the vgrG gene encoding type VI secretion system tip protein VgrG — MADSPLTGSTGVVSVTIQSDGKAIADTIQIVAIEIIYGVNKIPSAKITLLDGDMPNNSFPVSDANDFKPGAVITISAGYANQTSVVFKGIVVKHGIKMDGDNFSRLIVQCKDSAVAMTVGRKNANFVDSKDSDIISKLIGAYSGLSSDVTATTISYKELVQYYCTDWDYLLSRAEANGFLVTVDGGKVSVKAPQTGGSAVLTLTYGIDLMAFSADLDAASQFPVVKGIAWDLTSQAVQEAQANPEQLTDQGNLKAADLASVMAPDYFRLQTDAPLENAVLTEWAKGQQIKAGLARIRGHAAFQGSAKVKIGDLVELKGVGARFNGNVLVTAVKHDIKQGNWVTEIEFGMPSQWFTEQYKTEAPLTSGFVPGVNGLQVGVVKKLDADPEGQYKIQVSVPVLQAETDGVWARLASFYGSNGIGAFFIPEIGDEVVLGYFNDDPSHPVILGSLYSSKQKMPYELTADNFTKAVVTRSKLKLEFDDDKKVITLTTPGNNKIVISDDQKSILLQDQNSNKIELNSSGITIDSPKDITISAKGKVTIDAVSNIELTAKADIKNQGLNINHQANVGFSAKGNATAELSASGQTTVKGAIVMIN, encoded by the coding sequence ATGGCAGATTCCCCATTAACGGGTAGTACGGGTGTCGTCTCAGTGACCATCCAGAGCGATGGCAAAGCCATAGCCGATACCATTCAAATCGTTGCCATCGAAATCATCTACGGGGTTAACAAGATTCCCAGCGCTAAAATAACGTTGCTGGATGGCGACATGCCTAACAATAGTTTTCCGGTCAGCGACGCCAATGATTTTAAACCGGGCGCGGTGATTACCATCAGCGCCGGTTACGCCAATCAAACGAGCGTTGTTTTCAAGGGCATTGTCGTCAAACATGGCATCAAGATGGATGGCGATAACTTTTCCCGCTTGATTGTGCAATGTAAAGACAGTGCCGTCGCGATGACGGTGGGGCGCAAGAACGCCAATTTTGTCGATTCGAAGGATAGCGACATTATCAGCAAGCTGATCGGCGCATACAGCGGTCTGAGTTCCGATGTCACCGCCACCACCATCAGCTACAAGGAATTGGTGCAATACTATTGCACCGATTGGGATTACTTGCTGAGCCGGGCGGAAGCCAACGGTTTTCTGGTGACTGTCGATGGCGGCAAGGTCAGCGTCAAAGCACCGCAAACGGGCGGCAGTGCCGTGTTGACACTGACCTACGGCATCGACTTGATGGCATTCAGCGCAGACCTGGATGCGGCTTCGCAATTCCCAGTGGTAAAAGGTATTGCCTGGGATTTGACCAGTCAAGCGGTGCAAGAGGCGCAAGCGAATCCTGAACAACTGACCGATCAAGGTAACCTGAAGGCTGCGGATTTGGCGAGTGTGATGGCGCCGGATTATTTCCGCCTGCAAACCGATGCACCGTTGGAGAATGCTGTGCTCACCGAATGGGCTAAAGGGCAGCAAATAAAGGCGGGTCTGGCGCGCATCAGAGGTCACGCCGCATTTCAGGGGAGTGCCAAGGTGAAAATCGGCGATCTGGTCGAATTGAAAGGCGTGGGCGCCCGTTTTAACGGCAATGTATTGGTCACCGCAGTCAAGCATGACATCAAGCAGGGAAATTGGGTGACGGAAATCGAGTTCGGTATGCCGTCGCAATGGTTTACCGAGCAGTATAAAACCGAAGCGCCGCTCACTTCTGGTTTTGTGCCCGGGGTCAACGGTTTGCAAGTCGGTGTGGTGAAGAAACTCGATGCGGATCCGGAAGGGCAATACAAGATCCAGGTATCCGTCCCGGTTTTGCAAGCGGAAACCGACGGCGTCTGGGCGCGGCTGGCCAGTTTTTACGGTTCCAATGGCATCGGCGCTTTTTTTATTCCGGAGATCGGCGATGAAGTGGTGCTCGGATACTTCAACGATGATCCTTCGCATCCGGTGATTCTCGGCAGTTTGTACAGCAGCAAACAGAAAATGCCCTACGAATTGACCGCCGATAATTTCACCAAGGCAGTGGTGACGCGCAGTAAATTGAAGCTCGAATTTGACGACGACAAGAAAGTCATCACGCTGACCACGCCGGGTAACAACAAGATCGTCATCAGCGACGACCAGAAATCGATTTTGTTGCAAGACCAAAATTCCAACAAAATCGAGCTCAATTCCAGTGGCATTACGATCGACAGCCCGAAAGACATCACGATCAGTGCGAAGGGTAAGGTCACCATCGACGCAGTTAGTAACATTGAGCTGACAGCAAAAGCGGATATTAAGAACCAGGGGCTAAATATCAATCATCAAGCCAATGTCGGTTTCAGTGCTAAGGGCAATGCGACCGCCGAGTTGTCGGCCAGCGGCCAGACCACGGTAAAAGGCGCTATCGTCATGATTAATTGA
- a CDS encoding PAAR domain-containing protein, which translates to MPPAARITDMHTCPMQTPGIPPIPHVGGPISGPCVPNVLIGNMPAAVVGDMCVCVGPPDSIVKGSATVMIGNRPAARVGDTTAHGGTIVLGLPTVMIGG; encoded by the coding sequence ATGCCACCCGCAGCGCGAATTACCGATATGCATACCTGCCCGATGCAAACGCCGGGTATTCCGCCGATTCCTCATGTTGGCGGCCCGATCAGCGGGCCTTGCGTGCCGAATGTGCTGATCGGCAATATGCCGGCTGCAGTGGTGGGGGACATGTGCGTTTGTGTCGGGCCGCCCGACAGTATCGTTAAAGGATCGGCGACGGTCATGATCGGCAACCGCCCGGCTGCCAGAGTCGGCGATACCACGGCACACGGCGGCACCATTGTATTGGGTTTGCCGACGGTGATGATCGGCGGTTAG
- a CDS encoding GPW/gp25 family protein, whose translation MSVDKSFLGSGWGFPPEFSKSGSARIVSAEEDIRESLYILLSTNPGERVMQPTYGCGLKGQIFEEISETSVTVMVDLIRRAILFFEPRVVVENIRVDSDNQEDIVNGLIKIDITYIVRTTNNRHNIVYPFYFTEGTNVKS comes from the coding sequence ATGAGCGTCGATAAATCGTTTCTCGGAAGCGGCTGGGGATTTCCTCCCGAGTTTAGTAAATCCGGATCGGCACGGATAGTTTCCGCAGAAGAGGATATTCGCGAAAGCTTGTATATTCTCTTGTCGACCAATCCCGGCGAGCGCGTGATGCAACCGACGTATGGTTGCGGTCTGAAAGGTCAGATCTTCGAGGAGATCAGCGAGACGTCGGTAACCGTGATGGTCGATTTGATTCGGCGCGCCATCCTGTTCTTCGAGCCGCGGGTTGTGGTGGAAAATATCAGGGTGGACTCCGATAATCAGGAGGATATCGTGAACGGCTTGATCAAGATCGATATCACCTACATCGTGCGGACTACAAATAACCGCCACAATATCGTCTACCCGTTTTATTTCACCGAAGGTACCAACGTCAAATCATGA
- a CDS encoding baseplate J/gp47 family protein, whose translation MKIRAHRLTNDHLHISDGKSQERRLLPALEKDYFNIAEMRFQTLLALAVEYARVMKFYDLENREDGTWEHFFSRDETVVIATILAIDPDKLLNAAGESAAADANNELVKALHAIPVKEIGQHMIAAYSAVSMLDKWLQLLVRSENSIGTELRKIVESVITGLKKDIETLDEYLAGHLAHHKLEDIFSRDLIELLSTVEETKRNRANTAVDVFDPVSIRSSFYAFVKAMEMVQRSAEKLLSASLVSQDHEPAAGLLLAFLQLFQKLHHKINRFTLNYVDFYYDQVLKAQPRGFSPDHVYLVIAPNKKNQQTLIAQGTEFLAGQDENKRDIVYAASEDVVINDAVVSAVHTLFFKRDALNFPENSLNESIVLNDRVSEMTRQLATGGWLNDVPLMTDDSPPDEEKLQSYPLFGAPKKGEDTMLVQHARIGFAVASKALRLQEGRRTVCIHVQYAGALENSLEHRIQKIAAAMQPAGSSAALSSAQEQQAFFKVFRDIFIISVSAADGWREVPEYLPSYSGVDRQQKENSLAITFFLPEDFPPVVPYNRNIHGDGYDTQLPVVRLVQNPRSYLYPYGILNKLELDRIRIDVAVEGCRMLQLHNNIGQLSPLAPFTPFGPLPEVGSYFVVGCAEAAGKQLSDFTVEIQWGGLPAGIGGFKTHYQGYDNFGDTDFRISTAVLASGKWLPENAKGMVVNSLFQIKTSLDGGAEVSEHSTLSCGPVILYWSPYDYRGSAPGFRYTPSTTKGFFKFTLIAPAPAFGHRDYPTALANVLTFNAKQKHAKFLKKVPNLPYTPTITSIAVNYRASSHIVLGKEEVNCTAALREKMIHLHPLGWEDATMCADQAHYLLPQYQYSGNLLIGLQGLAGGGVITLYFHLRENSLPVEHVALQEMQWFYLANNRWLPLSAKEIMADSTQRFMKPGIVTLDIPADIAQDNTVLPAGLCWLRVSCEHDLEKFCSLYSIYAQALKASRYLAESTVLSGSIRLPAGAVSRVRKSIPGIGGIKQIQPSFGGRLAEDRGHLRIRISERLKHKKRALLPADYELLILEQFPQIYKVKCFPNMSPDFVTEQRFSPGHILIVAVPYLTQNVISTHKPLLNGHLINDVQDFIGQYAPSFAAVHVINPVYEVIQVRCTVKLKNPLLAGMHLGRLNQAISDFLSPWNVATGYTRHFGWIISKYDVESFIQNLDYIDRVTNLSILRIAPVGEGYFDLLDSADKPVASAVKDIIPVYPWSIVAPIQQHFIELDDRYDVIEPQITGIGELEIGSTFIISDEKWREKIEKH comes from the coding sequence ATGAAGATTCGTGCCCATCGATTAACGAATGATCATTTGCACATCAGTGACGGTAAAAGTCAGGAACGCAGATTGTTACCGGCGCTGGAGAAGGATTATTTCAACATCGCCGAGATGCGTTTTCAAACTTTATTGGCGTTGGCGGTCGAATATGCCCGGGTGATGAAATTTTATGACCTGGAGAATCGCGAAGACGGTACTTGGGAACATTTTTTCTCGCGGGATGAAACCGTCGTGATTGCAACCATACTGGCTATTGACCCGGATAAACTGCTGAATGCCGCCGGTGAAAGCGCTGCGGCGGATGCTAATAACGAATTGGTTAAGGCATTGCATGCAATCCCCGTAAAAGAAATCGGCCAGCATATGATTGCGGCGTACAGCGCGGTCAGCATGCTCGATAAATGGCTGCAACTGCTTGTACGCTCGGAAAATTCGATCGGTACCGAGTTGCGCAAGATTGTGGAAAGCGTCATTACCGGGTTGAAAAAAGATATCGAGACGCTGGATGAGTATTTGGCCGGACATCTTGCGCATCACAAGCTGGAAGATATTTTTTCCCGCGACTTGATTGAGCTGCTGTCTACCGTGGAAGAAACTAAGCGGAACCGTGCAAACACGGCTGTCGATGTTTTCGATCCGGTGTCTATCCGCTCCAGTTTCTATGCGTTTGTCAAAGCCATGGAAATGGTGCAGCGCAGCGCGGAGAAGTTATTATCCGCTTCTTTGGTCAGCCAGGATCATGAGCCAGCGGCGGGACTTCTGCTGGCTTTTCTGCAGTTATTTCAAAAACTGCATCATAAAATAAACCGGTTCACGCTGAATTACGTCGATTTCTACTATGACCAGGTGCTGAAAGCCCAACCGCGAGGCTTCTCACCGGATCATGTTTATCTGGTGATCGCACCCAATAAGAAGAATCAGCAGACATTGATAGCGCAGGGCACGGAATTTTTGGCGGGTCAGGATGAAAACAAGCGCGATATCGTTTATGCGGCCAGCGAAGATGTCGTGATTAATGACGCCGTGGTAAGCGCTGTTCATACGTTATTTTTTAAACGCGATGCGCTGAATTTTCCTGAGAACAGCTTGAACGAATCCATCGTTTTGAATGACCGGGTGAGTGAAATGACCCGGCAGCTTGCCACCGGCGGCTGGTTGAACGATGTACCGCTGATGACGGACGATAGTCCGCCGGATGAAGAGAAGCTGCAGTCGTATCCGTTATTCGGCGCACCCAAGAAAGGTGAAGATACGATGCTGGTGCAGCATGCGCGCATCGGATTCGCAGTGGCCAGTAAAGCGCTGCGGTTGCAGGAAGGGCGGCGGACTGTGTGCATCCATGTGCAATATGCCGGTGCGCTGGAAAATTCTTTGGAGCACCGGATACAAAAAATTGCCGCCGCCATGCAACCAGCCGGGAGCAGCGCTGCACTATCATCCGCTCAGGAGCAGCAAGCGTTTTTTAAAGTTTTCAGAGATATCTTCATCATCAGCGTATCGGCTGCGGACGGCTGGCGCGAAGTACCGGAGTATCTGCCTTCCTACTCGGGCGTTGATCGGCAGCAGAAAGAAAACAGTCTGGCGATTACTTTCTTCCTGCCGGAAGATTTTCCGCCGGTTGTGCCCTATAACCGGAATATTCACGGCGACGGCTATGACACGCAATTGCCGGTCGTGCGGCTGGTGCAGAACCCCCGCAGCTATTTGTATCCGTATGGAATCCTGAACAAACTGGAATTGGACCGGATCAGGATCGACGTGGCGGTGGAAGGATGCCGCATGCTGCAATTGCATAACAACATCGGGCAATTATCACCGCTGGCGCCTTTTACGCCGTTTGGCCCGCTTCCCGAAGTAGGCTCCTATTTCGTCGTCGGGTGTGCCGAAGCGGCCGGCAAGCAATTATCGGATTTCACGGTAGAGATTCAATGGGGGGGGCTGCCTGCCGGTATTGGCGGATTTAAAACGCACTATCAAGGCTATGACAATTTCGGCGATACCGATTTCCGTATCAGCACGGCCGTTTTGGCCAGCGGCAAATGGCTGCCGGAGAATGCCAAGGGGATGGTGGTCAATTCGCTTTTTCAAATCAAAACAAGCTTGGATGGCGGCGCTGAAGTCAGCGAGCACAGTACGCTGTCTTGCGGTCCGGTGATCTTGTACTGGAGTCCGTACGATTACCGCGGTTCTGCACCGGGATTCAGGTACACGCCATCCACGACCAAAGGCTTTTTTAAATTTACCCTGATCGCGCCCGCACCAGCGTTCGGCCATCGCGATTACCCCACAGCATTGGCCAATGTGTTGACTTTCAACGCCAAGCAAAAGCACGCCAAATTCCTGAAGAAAGTGCCCAACCTTCCTTATACACCCACGATCACATCGATTGCCGTCAATTACCGGGCTTCTTCGCACATCGTGCTCGGTAAGGAGGAAGTGAATTGCACTGCGGCGCTGCGGGAGAAAATGATTCATTTGCATCCGCTGGGCTGGGAAGACGCGACGATGTGCGCCGATCAAGCTCATTATTTATTGCCGCAGTATCAGTACTCGGGGAATTTATTGATCGGGCTGCAGGGGTTGGCCGGTGGTGGTGTGATTACGCTTTATTTTCATTTGCGCGAAAACTCATTACCGGTTGAGCATGTTGCCCTGCAAGAGATGCAATGGTTCTATTTGGCAAATAACCGATGGCTGCCGTTAAGCGCCAAAGAAATCATGGCGGATTCCACACAAAGGTTCATGAAGCCGGGAATAGTCACGTTGGATATTCCGGCGGATATCGCGCAGGACAATACCGTATTACCCGCCGGATTGTGCTGGCTGCGAGTGTCTTGCGAACATGATCTGGAGAAATTCTGCAGCCTGTATTCGATTTATGCGCAAGCGTTAAAAGCAAGCCGGTATTTGGCGGAAAGCACGGTATTGAGCGGTTCCATCCGCTTACCCGCCGGTGCCGTGTCGCGCGTGCGCAAGTCAATTCCCGGAATCGGCGGTATTAAACAAATTCAACCTTCTTTCGGCGGACGCCTGGCGGAGGATCGCGGTCATCTGCGAATCCGCATCAGCGAACGGTTAAAGCATAAAAAACGCGCGCTGCTGCCGGCTGATTATGAGCTGCTGATATTGGAACAGTTTCCGCAGATCTATAAAGTGAAGTGTTTTCCTAACATGAGTCCCGATTTTGTGACCGAGCAGCGTTTCAGTCCCGGTCATATCCTGATCGTGGCTGTACCTTATCTCACCCAGAATGTGATCAGTACGCACAAACCGCTGCTGAACGGCCATCTGATCAATGACGTACAAGACTTCATCGGTCAGTACGCGCCCTCGTTTGCCGCCGTTCATGTCATTAACCCGGTGTACGAAGTGATACAAGTGCGCTGCACGGTTAAGCTGAAGAATCCATTATTGGCCGGTATGCATCTGGGGCGCTTGAATCAGGCGATATCGGATTTCCTGTCGCCGTGGAATGTGGCCACGGGTTACACCCGTCATTTCGGATGGATTATCAGTAAGTACGATGTTGAATCTTTTATTCAAAATCTGGATTATATCGATCGTGTCACCAATCTCTCGATATTGCGCATCGCGCCCGTCGGCGAGGGATACTTCGACTTGCTGGACAGCGCGGACAAACCGGTGGCTTCCGCAGTCAAGGATATAATTCCGGTCTATCCCTGGAGCATTGTAGCCCCGATCCAGCAGCATTTTATCGAGCTCGACGATCGTTATGACGTCATCGAGCCGCAAATTACCGGAATCGGTGAGCTCGAAATCGGCAGTACTTTTATAATTTCTGATGAAAAATGGCGCGAAAAGATAGAAAAACACTAG
- a CDS encoding ATP-binding protein: MMESDANAVTLEKEIAWFKAVLAARCDIYFCREGAIQDIYTLQPPDIAAEQSEYALLVRDYAMGFDERLVVILALLPHIQPHVLDTFLLNNQEIARGFTEFGGWKGKGHSGFLPTCETAAFILAGDSLAKRFDVMRLFQPDHYLCKQQIIKVEHSASGEPFLSAMLMMTVEYLNRLTLGRDDKPDYGINFPAKLITTSLTWGDLVLDPEVMDEIDNINTWLRYSQTILQQWHLGKNIKPGYRALFYGPPGTGKTLTATLIGASAGVDVYRIDLSMVVSKYIGETEKNLANVFDQATNKNWILFFDEADALFGKRTQTSSSNDRYANQEVSYLLQRVEDYPGVVILATNLKANIDEAFARRFQASVHFAMPDADQRLRLWRGIFAGNQLLSADTDLVKLAESYELSGGALTNAVRFAAIQTIRMKRNAIIQDDLIKGVVKELLKEGRTL; this comes from the coding sequence ATGATGGAAAGTGATGCCAATGCAGTTACGCTGGAAAAGGAAATCGCCTGGTTCAAGGCGGTGCTGGCGGCGCGCTGCGATATTTATTTTTGCCGCGAAGGTGCAATCCAGGATATTTACACGCTACAGCCACCGGATATTGCTGCGGAACAATCGGAATATGCCCTCCTGGTGCGGGATTACGCTATGGGCTTCGATGAGCGGCTGGTGGTCATTCTGGCGCTGCTGCCGCATATTCAGCCGCATGTACTGGATACTTTTTTGCTCAATAACCAGGAAATCGCGCGCGGATTCACCGAATTCGGCGGATGGAAGGGAAAGGGACATAGCGGGTTTTTGCCTACCTGCGAGACGGCCGCTTTTATTCTGGCGGGCGATAGTCTGGCAAAACGTTTTGACGTGATGCGTTTGTTCCAGCCCGATCATTACTTGTGTAAGCAGCAGATTATCAAAGTGGAACACAGTGCGAGCGGGGAGCCTTTTTTGAGTGCCATGCTGATGATGACGGTCGAGTACTTGAACCGGCTGACGCTGGGACGCGATGACAAGCCGGATTACGGCATCAATTTTCCGGCCAAATTGATTACCACTTCGCTGACTTGGGGCGATCTGGTGCTGGATCCGGAGGTGATGGATGAAATCGACAACATCAATACCTGGTTGCGGTATTCGCAAACCATCTTGCAGCAGTGGCATCTGGGCAAGAATATCAAACCGGGTTATCGCGCTTTGTTTTATGGTCCGCCCGGAACGGGAAAGACTTTGACGGCGACCTTGATCGGCGCCAGTGCTGGTGTAGATGTGTACCGTATCGATCTGTCGATGGTGGTCTCCAAATATATCGGCGAGACCGAGAAGAATCTCGCCAATGTGTTTGATCAAGCAACCAACAAGAACTGGATTCTTTTCTTCGATGAGGCGGATGCGTTGTTCGGTAAAAGAACGCAGACCAGCAGTTCGAACGATCGCTACGCGAACCAGGAAGTATCGTATTTGTTGCAACGCGTTGAGGATTATCCCGGTGTGGTGATACTGGCGACCAATTTGAAGGCCAATATCGACGAAGCCTTCGCCCGGCGCTTCCAGGCTTCGGTGCACTTTGCCATGCCGGACGCCGATCAGCGTTTGCGCTTATGGCGCGGGATTTTTGCTGGTAACCAACTGCTTTCGGCAGATACTGACTTGGTAAAACTGGCGGAAAGCTATGAGTTGTCGGGCGGTGCGCTCACCAATGCGGTGCGCTTCGCGGCGATTCAAACCATCCGCATGAAGCGCAATGCGATTATCCAGGATGATCTGATTAAAGGGGTGGTAAAAGAATTGCTAAAAGAAGGCCGAACATTGTGA